The following coding sequences lie in one Alloacidobacterium dinghuense genomic window:
- a CDS encoding ArnT family glycosyltransferase, translating to MSATTTDPAVKEDRESSVLTSGTAIVCYVAFVRIVLYFIAGPNYGYFRDELYYLACGEHLAWGYVDQPPLIAGIAWLLQHTIGTSLWALRLPSALAGVATIVLAGRLARELGGRRWAMFLASLAALMAPVSLALSHLFTMNAFDPLLWTVIALLIVFVAKSGNERLWLAIGVLSGITILNKYAVIFWLSGVIIGLCLTPLRQSLRRRWFWLGCALAAVIALPNFLWQWQHQFPFLQLMHNIRESGRDIVLSPLPYLLAQAQMLGFVAALLVPFALIFFFSRQGQRFRVLGWAYLIFLAEMMLLHGKMYYVAPVYPIMFAGGAVWLESVTSHKRWIWAKPALALAITAISGIYAPTILPILSVSHFLAYEQRMGIEQQKFEHSREGVLPQLYADMFGWEGMTQRVAAYYHTLSPEDQQKTAIFANNYGEAGAIDFFGPKYGLPKAIGGHQNYWIWGPRQYTGESLIVLGEGDESNMQNDCASYSVIGDTKDPLSRPDEWLPIYHCRGFKWNLQTFWPELKRWR from the coding sequence ATGAGCGCAACCACGACCGATCCGGCTGTTAAAGAAGACCGCGAGTCTTCTGTTCTCACTTCTGGAACAGCCATCGTCTGCTATGTCGCCTTCGTGCGCATTGTTCTCTATTTCATCGCCGGGCCGAACTACGGATATTTTCGCGATGAACTCTACTACCTCGCATGCGGCGAACATCTTGCATGGGGATATGTCGACCAGCCCCCCTTGATCGCCGGAATCGCGTGGCTTCTCCAGCACACCATCGGCACATCGCTCTGGGCGTTAAGGCTCCCGTCCGCCCTTGCAGGCGTCGCGACTATCGTTCTTGCCGGTCGGCTTGCGCGCGAGTTGGGAGGTCGCCGCTGGGCAATGTTCCTGGCGTCGCTTGCGGCATTGATGGCCCCCGTCTCATTGGCTCTCTCGCACCTGTTTACCATGAATGCCTTCGACCCGCTGCTCTGGACCGTGATTGCCTTGCTCATCGTATTTGTGGCGAAAAGTGGTAATGAGCGTCTTTGGCTCGCGATTGGCGTCCTGTCGGGAATCACGATTCTCAACAAATACGCCGTTATTTTTTGGCTTTCAGGCGTAATCATCGGCCTTTGCCTTACGCCCCTTCGTCAGAGTCTGCGTCGTCGCTGGTTCTGGCTGGGCTGCGCTCTCGCCGCTGTCATCGCCCTACCCAACTTCCTGTGGCAATGGCAGCATCAGTTCCCGTTTCTTCAGTTGATGCACAACATTCGCGAGAGCGGCCGCGACATCGTGCTCTCTCCCCTACCCTACCTTCTGGCGCAGGCGCAGATGTTGGGTTTTGTCGCAGCTTTGCTTGTGCCGTTTGCCCTCATCTTCTTCTTTTCGCGCCAAGGACAGCGTTTCCGCGTTCTCGGATGGGCCTATCTCATCTTTCTCGCGGAAATGATGCTTCTCCACGGCAAGATGTACTACGTCGCGCCCGTCTATCCCATCATGTTCGCCGGCGGGGCGGTGTGGCTCGAATCGGTAACCAGCCACAAGCGTTGGATCTGGGCCAAGCCTGCTCTCGCTTTGGCCATCACCGCCATCAGCGGCATCTATGCGCCCACGATTCTGCCCATCCTCAGCGTTTCCCATTTTCTTGCCTACGAGCAGAGAATGGGCATCGAGCAGCAGAAGTTCGAGCACTCCCGCGAGGGAGTCTTGCCGCAGCTCTACGCGGACATGTTTGGCTGGGAAGGGATGACGCAACGGGTGGCTGCCTACTACCACACGCTCTCTCCTGAAGACCAGCAGAAAACAGCGATCTTCGCGAACAACTACGGCGAAGCCGGAGCCATCGATTTCTTCGGGCCGAAGTACGGCCTTCCCAAAGCCATCGGTGGACATCAGAACTACTGGATCTGGGGTCCGCGTCAGTACACCGGCGAGAGCCTCATCGTCCTGGGCGAGGGCGACGAGAGCAATATGCAGAACGACTGCGCCAGCTACTCGGTCATCGGCGACACGAAAGACCCGCTCTCACGCCCGGACGAATGGCTGCCGATCTATCACTGCCGCGGTTTCAAGTGGAACCTGCAAACATTCTGGCCAGAGCTCAAACGCTGGAGATGA